The Drosophila nasuta strain 15112-1781.00 chromosome 2L, ASM2355853v1, whole genome shotgun sequence genome window below encodes:
- the LOC132795369 gene encoding myotubularin-related protein 2, with protein sequence MDATSNQPDKMASKTASSNSLDSSSKSSSLGSKHGAENGVLRDTPFAYLEGEEDQDQKNDVTYVCPYRGPVFGALTITNYRLYFRSLPLRDQEPPLVVDVPLGVIARVEKIGGATSRGENSYGIEIFCKDMRNLRFAHKQQNHSRRTVFEKLQANAFPLSYSGKLFAFAHAAAAQPTTSNANAAAVSAGCDGWAVYEPLAELRRLGVPNDMWRATKLNESYGICDSYPAVWAVPKAASDDFLRRVAQFRSRCRLPVLSWINPRTQATITRCSQPLVGVSGKRNADDETYLSYIMEANAQSDKLTIMDARPSANAIANKAKGGGYESEDAYKNVEINFLDIHNIHVMRESLRKVKEACYPTTDDSKWQTAIDSTLWLKHIRCVLAGAVRIVDKVETMSTSVVVHCSDGWDRTAQLTALSMLLLDPYYRTVRGFEVLIEKEWLSFGHKFQQRIGHGDNKHSDADRSPVFLQFIDSVWQVSHQFSNAFEFNEHFLITIVDHLYSCRFGTFLCNTEAERVAEDLKHKTTSLWTHINSSLDQYLNPLFPSFTHGAEPVLRPIASVRAVRLWKGLYCRWNPGLCAPQHGCQRTRELLSKQDQLFKHVNELRLKLTNRSNNMQTTTRLASPMH encoded by the exons ATGGATGCTACATCAAACCAGCCCGATAAGATGGCATCAAAAACAGCGAGCAGTAATTCGCTGGACAGCAGCTCCAAGTCAAGTTCACTGGGCTCCAAACATGGTGCCGAGAATGGCGTTTTAAGGGACACGCCCTTTGCTTATCTGGAGGGCGAGGAGGATCAGGATCAAAAAAACGACGTGACCTATGTCTGTCCGTATCGCGGACCCGTCTTCGGCGCCCTGACCATAACCAATTATCGCCTCTATTTTCGCTCGCTGCCGCTGCGAGATCAGGAGCCGCCGCTCGTCGTCGATGTGCCGCTGGGTGTAATAGCGCGCGTGGAGAAGATTGGCGGTGCCACGTCACGGGGCGAGAACAGCTACGGCATCGAGATATTCTGCAAGGACATGCGCAACCTGCGTTTCGCTCACAAGCAACAGAATCACTCGCGCCGAACCGTCTTTGAGAAGCTGCAGGCGAACGCCTTTCCGCTTTCTTACAGTGGAAAACTATTCGCGTTCGCTCATGCGGCTGCCGCGCAGCCAACAACGTCCAATGCTAATGCGGCCGCTGTTAGTGCAGGTTGCGATGGTTGGGCTGTCTATGAACCGTTAGCGGAGTTGCGACGCCTGGGTGTGCCAAATGACATGTGGCGTGCCACCAAACTTAACGAGTCCTACGGCATTTGCGACAGCTATCCGGCAGTCTGGGCCGTGCCCAAGGCCGCATCCGATGATTTCTTGCGGCGCGTTGCCCAATTCCGTTCACGTTGCCGTTTGCCCGTCTTGTCATGGATTAATCCGCGAACACAGGCAACGATCACGCGATGCTCGCAGCCGCTGGTTGGAGTGAGTGGCAAGCGGAATGCGGATGACGAGACGTATCTGAGCTACATTATGGAAGCAAATGCACAATCCGATAAGCTAACAATCATGGATGCCAGACCAAGTGCGAATGCCATTGCCAATAAGGCCAAGGGCGGCGGCTACGAATCGGAGGATGCATACAAGAATGTGGAGATTAATTTCCTGGACATTCACAATATACATGTGATGCGCGAGAGCCTGCGCAAGGTGAAGGAAGCTTGCTATCCAACCACTGATGACTCCAAGTGGCAGACGGCGATTGACAGCACATTGTGGCTGAAGCACATTCGTTGCGTTCTCGCTGGCGCTGTGCGCATTGTGGACAAGGTGGAGACGATGAGTACTTCCGTTGTGGTGCATTGCTCCGATGGTTGGGATCGAACCGCACAATTGACGGCGCTATCAATGCTGCTTCTCGATCCATATTATCGCACTGTCCGCGGCTTTGAGGTGCTCATCGAGAAAGAGTGGCTGTCGTTTGGCCACAAGTTCCAGCAGAGAATCGGACATGGTGACAACAAGCACTCGGATGCGGATCGTTCACCAGTCTTTCTACAGTTCATCGACAGCGTGTGGCAAGTTAGCCATCAGTTTAGCAATGCATTCGAATTCAATGAGCACTTCCTCATTACTATTGTGGATCACTTGTACTCGTGTCGCTTCGGCACCTTCCTCTGCAACACGGAGGCGGAGCGTGTGGCGGAAG ATCTGAAACACAAGACCACCTCACTGTGGACGCACATTAATTCCTCGCTGGACCAGTATTTGAATCCATTGTTTCCATCATTCACACATGGCGCGGAACCCGTTTTGCGTCCAATTGCCAGCGTACGTGCCGTGCGTCTCTGGAAGGGACTCTACTGCCGCTGGAATCCTGGCTTGTGCGCACCACAGCATGGTTGCCAGCGCACCCGAGAactgctgtccaagcaggaTCAGCTCTTCAAGCATGTCAATGAGCTGCGCTTGAAGCTGACAAACCGCAGCAACAATATGCAGACGACAACTCGACTGGCATCTCCCATGCATTAA
- the LOC132785460 gene encoding beta-1,3-glucosyltransferase-like, with protein MELKPLILLFSFILCFDYLCHGREILFVISCPHEGLKNCRKLEENLWQQQQQITEMIPMDYDYAIKVHIMHELFNYWTLLDALPHLRSQTRLLNANTEWIIWCQQNTNVSFLRALLDQLNRQDAQEMAYYGHALYDAEATIVHHFAHYKNPTWFPYPMLSSGVVFTGVLLRSLVELVAANPQNITRHSEFAIDAAHELARFIFDNLAPSLPNDDDDDDDSSRNSVEKDLLQRRIILKSAAYICPSANLSPAWSGELPSPETPKGKRTITTKSKLKPKPVSCMLHATPETAAGNVEHCVHTTGAHIYFAIKTCAKFHKERVPIIERTWAQDARQRKYYSDVADASIPTISTGIPNVATGHCAKTLAILQLSLKDIRQSTDIRWLMLVDDDTLLSVPRLAALLSCYNHTDHIYLGERYGYRLYAPDGFNYHTGGAGIVLSVPLVRLIVEHCSCPSPSAPDDMILGYCLQTLGVLVLHSSAFHQARPQDYAADVLQLNAPISFHKYLQTTPEHTYKRWLGGQPPDNATIRHVSGK; from the exons atgGAACTGAAGCCtctcatattattattttcgtttaTATTGTGTTTTGATTACTTGTGCCATGGACGCGAAATTCTTTTCGTTATCTCTTGTCCCCATGAGGGATTAAAGAATTGCCGAAAACTAGAAGAGAAtctgtggcaacaacagcagcaaataacCGAGATGATCCCAATGGATTATGATTACGCCATTAAGGTTCACATAATGCATGAACTATTCAATTACTGGACACTGCTCGACGCGTTGCCACATTTGCGAAGCCAGACACGTCTGCTAAATGCCAACACCGAATGGATTATTTGGTGTCAGCAAAACACGAACGTGTCCTTCCTGCGTGCTCTGCTCGACCAGCTAAATCGCCAGGATGCCCAAGAG ATGGCCTACTATGGACACGCCTTGTATGATGCTGAGGCAACGATAGTGCATCACTTTGCGCACTACAAGAATCCAACTTGGTTCCCGTATCCAATGCTGAGTTCTGGCGTTGTTTTCACAGGTGTTTTACTCCGCAG ccTGGTCGAACTTGTTGCTGCTAATCCCCAAAATATCACTAGGCACAGCGAATTCGCCATAGATGCGGCGCATGAGTTGGCCCGATTCATTTTCGATAATTTAGCACCTTCATTGccaaatgatgatgatgatgatgatgatagcAGCAGAAACAGTGTCGAAAAAGACTTGTTACAGCGCagaataattttgaaaagtgcTGCCTACATTTGTCCCTCGGCGAACTTGTCGCCAGCCTGGTCTGGAGAGTTGCCATCTCCAGAGACGCCGAAAGGCAAgcgaacaataacaacaaagtcGAAGTTGAAGCCGAAGCCTGTGTCTTGtatgttgcatgcaactcCTGAAACGGCTGCTGGGAATGTCGAACATTGT GTGCACACAACTGGGGCCCACATCTATTTTGCAATCAAAACCTGTGCAAAATTCCATAAGGAGCGAGTACCAATCATCGAACGCACCTGGGCGCAGGATGCCAGGCAGCGCAAATACTACAGCGATGTGGCAG ATGCCAGCATACCGACAATCAGCACCGGGATACCAAATGTTGCAACTGGACATTGTGCCAAAACATTggcaattttgcaattatccCTCAAGGATATCAGACAGTCAACGGACATTCGTTGGCTGATGCTCGTCGATGATGATACGCTACTGAG CGTGCCTCGATTGGCCGCTCTGCTGAGCTGTTACAATCACACGGACCACATTTATCTGGGCGAACGCTATGGCTATCGATTGTATGCGCCGGATGGCTTCAACTACCACACAGGTGGCGCTGGGATTGTGCTCAGTGTGCCGCTTGTGCGGCTCATAGTGGAGCATTGCAGCTGCCCTTCTCCGAGTGCGCCGGATGACATGATCCTCGGCTACTGTTTGCAGACGCTGGGTGTGCTGGTGTTGCATTCCTCCGCCTTCCATCAAGCACGACCCCAGGACTATGCTGCGGATGTGTTGCAACTAAATGCGCCCATTTCGTTCCACAAGTACTTGCAGACAACGCCGGAGCACACGTATAAACGGTGGCTGGGTGGCCAGCCACCGGACAACGCCACCATACGTCATGTATCTGGCAAG
- the LOC132798244 gene encoding beta-1,3-glucosyltransferase-like: MESKHHLLLIWFTLCFDYLCHGREILFVISCPREGLKNCRKMEENLWQQQQQITKMIPMDYDYAIKVHIMHELFNYWTLLDALPHLRSQTRLLNANTEWIIWCQQNTNVSSLRALLDQLNRQDAQEMVYYGHALYDAEATIVHHFAHYKNPTWFPYPMLSSGVVFTGVLLRSLAELVAANPQNVTRHSEFAIDAAHELARFIFDNLAPSLPNDDDDDDDDDSSRNSVEKDLLQRRIILKSAAYICPSANLSPAWSGELPSPETPKGKRTITTKSKLKPKPVSCMLHATPETAAGNVEHCVHTTGAHIYFAIKTCAKFHKERVPIIERTWAQDARQRKYYSDVADASIPTISTGIPNVATGHCAKTLAILQLSLKDIRQSTDIRWLVLVDDDTLLSVPRLAALLSCYNHTDHIYLGERYGYRLYAPDGFNYHTGGAGIVLSVPLVRLIVEHCSCPSPSAPDDMILGYCLQTLGVLVLHSSAFHQARPQDYSADVLQLNAPISFHKYLQTTPEHTYKRWLGGQPPDNATIRHVSGKDQQAIPIPLSGHGLLQLANVPTGLDGSTKHLDL; the protein is encoded by the exons ATGGAATCTAAGCATCATTTATTGCTAATTTGGTTTACATTGTGTTTTGATTACTTGTGCCATGGCCGCGAAATTCTATTCGTTATCTCTTGCCCACGCGAGGGATTAAAGAATTGCCGAAAAATGGAAGAGAAtctgtggcaacaacagcagcaaataacCAAGATGATCCCAATGGATTATGATTACGCCATTAAGGTTCACATAATGCATGAACTATTCAATTACTGGACACTGCTCGACGCGTTGCCACATTTGCGAAGCCAGACACGTCTGCTAAATGCCAACACCGAATGGATTATTTGGTGTCAGCAAAACACGAACGTGTCCTCCCTGCGTGCTCTGCTCGACCAGCTAAATCGCCAGGATGCCCAAGAG ATGGTCTACTATGGACACGCCTTGTATGATGCTGAGGCAACGATAGTGCATCACTTTGCGCACTACAAGAATCCAACTTGGTTCCCATATCCAATGCTGAGTTCTGGCGTTGTTTTCACAGGTGTTTTACTCCGCAG CCTGGCCGAACTTGTTGCTGCTAATCCCCAAAATGTCACCAGGCACAGCGAATTCGCCATAGATGCGGCGCATGAGTTGGCCCGATTCATTTTCGATAATTTAGCACCTTCATTGccaaatgatgatgatgatgatgatgatgatgatagcAGCAGAAACAGTGTCGAAAAAGACTTGTTACAGCGCagaataattttgaaaagtgcTGCCTACATTTGTCCCTCGGCGAACTTGTCGCCAGCCTGGTCTGGAGAGTTGCCATCTCCAGAGACGCCGAAAGGCAAgcgaacaataacaacgaagTCGAAGTTGAAGCCGAAGCCTGTGTCTTGtatgttgcatgcaactcCTGAAACGGCTGCTGGGAATGTCGAACATTGT GTGCACACAACTGGGGCTCACATCTATTTTGCAATCAAAACCTGTGCAAAATTCCATAAGGAGCGAGTACCAATCATCGAACGCACCTGGGCGCAGGATGCCAGGCAGCGCAAATACTACAGCGATGTGGCAG ATGCCAGCATACCGACAATCAGCACCGGGATACCAAATGTTGCAACTGGACATTGTGCCAAAACATTggcaattttgcaattatccCTCAAGGATATCAGACAGTCAACGGACATTCGTTGGCTGGTGCTCGTCGATGATGATACGCTACTGAG CGTGCCTCGATTGGCCGCTCTGCTGAGCTGTTACAATCACACGGACCACATTTATCTGGGCGAACGCTATGGCTATCGATTGTATGCGCCGGATGGCTTCAACTACCACACGGGTGGCGCTGGGATTGTGCTCAGTGTGCCGCTCGTGCGGCTCATAGTGGAGCATTGCAGCTGCCCTTCTCCGAGTGCGCCGGATGACATGATCCTCGGCTACTGTTTGCAGACGCTGGGTGTGCTGGTGTTGCATTCCTCCGCCTTCCATCAAGCACGACCCCAGGACTATTCTGCGGATGTGTTGCAACTAAATGCGCCCATTTCGTTCCACAAATACTTGCAGACAACGCCGGAGCACACGTATAAACGGTGGCTGGGTGGCCAGCCACCGGACAACGCCACCATACGTCATGTATCTGGCAAGGATCAGCAGGCAATTCCAATTCCACTTAGTGGACATgggctgctgcagctggccAATGTGCCAACAGGATTAGATGGGTCCACAAAGCATCTGGATCTATAG
- the LOC132798617 gene encoding LOW QUALITY PROTEIN: ribosomal RNA-processing protein 7 homolog A (The sequence of the model RefSeq protein was modified relative to this genomic sequence to represent the inferred CDS: deleted 1 base in 1 codon): MTEIEGYKVVPLKVTPEAKNCHSIYMREHFIRLMDPNKPKGRTLFLLNIPPYVTETSLETFFKRIGNVESVLFAAKPGREETAKWYEGTDVPFSNTKAPFKFKVAYIVFQKSSSIGHALAIESIDLYNSSGVSLIKTGMELWHDEYENKFILDVAKTQAKINAYMADYDKRERAEQEAAKNSEADADGWVTVGKDGRNAGFEQKESIIGRLEGKLAKDKKTKELKNFYTFQIRESKMQNVVELRKKYEEDKRKIEMLKQSRRFRPF, translated from the exons ATGACAGAAATTGAAGGCTATAAAG TTGTGCCGCTCAAAGTGACACCTGAAGCGAAAAATTGCCACAGCATTTACATGCGGGAGCATTTCATACGTCTTATGGATCCCAACAAACCGAAAGGCCGAACActgtttttgttaaatattccTCCATATGTCACAGAAACGAGTCTCGAAACATTCTTCAAACGCATAGGCAACGTGGAGAgtgttttatttgctgctaAGCCAGGACGCGAAGAAACCGCCAAATGGTATGAAGGCACCGATGTTCCGTTCTCAAATACAAAAGCGCCGTTCAAGTTCAAGGTAGCCTACATTGTGTTCcagaagagcagcagcattggcCATGCACTGGCCATAGAGAGCATTGATTTGTACAACAGCAGCGGTGTATCCCTCATCAAAACAGGCATGGAACTGTGGCACGATGAATACGAGAACAAGTTTATATTGGATGTTGCGAAAACGCAAGCAAAGATAAATGCATATATGGCAGACTATGATAAACGGGAGCGTGCCGAACAGGAGGCAGCC AAAAACAGCGAGGCTGACGCTGATGGTTGGGTTACAGTGGGCAAAGATGGCCGTAATGCGGGCTTCGAGCAAAAGGAGTCAATAATTGGACGCCTGGAAGGCAAGTTAGCCAAGGACAAGAAAACCAAGGAGCTTAAAAACTTTTACACATTTCAAATACGCGAAAGTAAAATGCAGAATGTGGTAGAGCTTCGCAAAAAATACGAAGAGGATAAGCGCAAAATTGAGATGTTAAAACAATCGCGAAGATTCAGACCTTTTTag
- the LOC132785465 gene encoding uncharacterized protein LOC132785465, which translates to MQISVVLLCLVLWMIAVSALPWSPSDPMEPVLFQAYKHQKQRNLAKIQLPPQSAINFVGPRQAASLEEDDDDSYYDDGYEDGDKNSPVDYTESEEDDYEWR; encoded by the exons ATGCAGATATCAGTTGTGTTGCTTTGTTTGG TGCTGTGGATGATAGCAGTCAGTGCATTGCCCTGGAGTCCGAGCGATCCCATGGAGCCAGTGCTTTTTCAAGCCTATAAACACCAGAAGCAACGAAACTTGGCCAAAATACAACTGCCTCCACAAAGTGCTATCAATTTCGTTGGTCCCAGACAGGCAGCATCCTTGGAAGAAGATGACGATGACAGCTACTATGACGATGGCTACGAGGACGGAGACAAGAATTCGCCGGTGGATTACACAGAATCGGAGGAAGATGATTACGAGTGGCGTTGA